The bacterium genome includes the window ACCACTCAACAGGGAATAATATTTGGGAAAATAACGGCAGTTCCGTAACAGTACCGGACGAGATAGTTAAATATAACTCAGCGCATGGTTTTTCAGGTGAACAGGCAGTATCAATGACTGAGATGTGGTGGCCTTCAGGAGATAACGAGTGGTATACATGGTACAGAATTTTAAGGAACGAAGAGACTTCTGATGATATACGTCCAATTTTGCAGTCAAATAAGATAGTAGTTATAAAATCATGTTTTCCTTCTTCAAGTATTGAAAGTTACGGTACCGGTTCTGATACGTCTGATTTATATTCCAAAACAGTGTATAATTATAAATATCTCTGGCGGAAGATTGTAAGGATTATGGAGAAACATCCCCAAAACTATTTTGCAATTTGGACAAATGCACCTCTTGTAGCTGAACAGACAGACGATACGGAAGCTGCTCTGTCCGATCAGTTCTGTACCTGGGCTAAGGATACTCTTGCTGCCGGCCTTGATGATGAATTCGGAGTTTTTCCGAAAAATGTCTATGTGTTCGATTTTTTTCATAAACTGGCTGACAGTTCCGGGAAACTTCCGAATCAATATGCTGTTGATCTTGATGACAGCCATCCTAACACTTC containing:
- a CDS encoding T9SS type A sorting domain-containing protein, whose protein sequence is MKKVIIFLSVLLVIHSSDAQSQKFRSGVFLHHSTGNNIWENNGSSVTVPDEIVKYNSAHGFSGEQAVSMTEMWWPSGDNEWYTWYRILRNEETSDDIRPILQSNKIVVIKSCFPSSSIESYGTGSDTSDLYSKTVYNYKYLWRKIVRIMEKHPQNYFAIWTNAPLVAEQTDDTEAALSDQFCTWAKDTLAAGLDDEFGVFPKNVYVFDFFHKLADSSGKLPNQYAVDLDDSHPNTSATALVAPQFVDEIFNAAIDYESMYSGERDERMSNPEFFLLGRNYPNPFNPITIIPFTVKEPCRVVLKIFSIQGKLVSIPVDRLYQKGEYKVKINFHDMESGLYIYRIKMKNFIASGKMILLE